From the genome of Pelobates fuscus isolate aPelFus1 chromosome 6, aPelFus1.pri, whole genome shotgun sequence, one region includes:
- the LOC134615345 gene encoding vimentin-like, producing the protein MRNISYSQKTTTVNESSKGIGGSAYSSSKVQEGFQGDVSSTEFEGELSTKKAQVPRPNEKEELQQLNTRFAGYIEKVRSLEEKNKALNAELVTLTALLKKRGPGISEEYEKQFKELKDLIESLNKEKDTADIERGNLEEEINIWNDKCEVELSLKEEAEKTLREFRQDVDDATLQKLELEKRVEQLVDELEFLKKLHDEEVADLLKQIEDSKVNVDLESSRPDLAAALRALRGQIEQASKKIFQDAETWYKTKLCSLKDHVYKNEEKIHTLKEDISRYTNQVSDLQSQIDALRARNEALENQLEDMKAKHLEESDVLHETLNKLEWRLLATQSDLGRYLKDYQDLLNIKLRLDAEIAVYRKLLEAEEERLGINGENKARGDSSEDKTKTETQKSKS; encoded by the exons ATGAGGAACATTTCATACTCTCAAAAAACGACAACGGTGAATGAGTCCAGTAAAGGCATTGGTGGCTCCGCTTATTCCTCAAGCAAAGTCCAGGAAGGATTTCAGGGCGATGTGTCCAGCACAGAATTTGAGGGGGAACTGTCTACCAAGAAAGCCCAAGTTCCTCGCCCCAATGAGAAGGAAGAGCTCCAGCAGTTGAACACACGATTTGCTGGTTACATTGAAAAGGTCCGATCACTTGAAGAAAAGAACAAGGCCTTGAATGCAGAGCTTGTCACACTAACTGCTCTCTtgaagaagagaggacctggaATATCGGAGGAATATGAGAAGCAATTCAAAGAGCTAAAAGATCTGATTGAGAGTTTAAACAAAGAGAAAGACACGGCAGATATCGAGAGGGGGAACTTAGAGGAAGAGATCAACATTTGGAATGACAAGTGTGAGGTAGAACTATCTCTCAAAG AAGAGGCAGAGAAAACGCTCAGAGAATTCCGTCAGGATGTGGACGATGCCACCTTGCAGAAGCTGGAACTGGAAAAGAGAGTTGAGCAGCTGGTGGACGAACTTGAGTTCCTAAAGAAGCTTCACGATGAAGAGGTTGCTGATTTACTGAAGCAGATTGAAGATTCAAAGGTAAATGTGGACCTTGAAAGCAGTCGCCCTGACCTGGCTGCAGCACTTCGGGCCTTACGTGGTCAAATTGAACAGGCATCCAAGAAAATCTTTCAAGATGCTGAAACGTGGTACAAGACCAAGTTATGTTCACTGAAGGACCATGTCTACAAGAATGAAGAAAAGATCCATACCCTCAAAGAAGATATTAGTAGGTACACCAACCAGGTGTCTGACCTACAGTCCCAAATTGATGCTTTGAGAGCCCGTAATGAAGCCCTTGAAAACCAGTTGGAGGACATGAAAGCCAAACATCTGGAAGAAAGTGATGTCCTCCATGAGACCCTGAATAAACTAGAATGGCGCCTGTTAGCGACACAGTCAGATTTAGGAAGATACCTTAAAGATTATCAAGATCTGCTCAACATCAAACTCAGGCTGGATGCTGAAATAGCCGTCTACCGGAAGCTGCTGGAAGCAGAAGAAGAGAGACTGGGGATCAATGGAGAAAACAAAG CCCGTGGTGATAGCTCAGAGgacaaaacaaaaactgaaacCCAGAAATCAAAGTCTTGA